The Helicobacter ganmani nucleotide sequence CCAAGAAAACATTATTAATTGGTGCTGGGAATGTTGCCAAACAAAAACATATTGCATTAAAAGAATCCAAATGGGAAGTCCAAATCATCGCAAGAGAGAGGAAAGATTCCTACTTTGAAAACTTTAATGTAGAAATTGGAGAAATTCAAGATTCCTTGCTTCAAGGCTTTGAACTTGTCATTGATGCAAGTGGAGATGAAAAACTCGGCACATTTTTATGGGAGAAGCGCAAAGAGTTTGGGTATCTTTTAAATGTTGTGGATAATCCTAAGCTGTGTGATTTTTATTTTGGGGCGATTGCGCGTTATCAAGATTTAAGTGTGCTTGTTAGCACAAATGGTGCAAGTCCGATTCTTGCGCAAAGCATAAGAGACAAAATTGCTAGAATCCTGCCAAACTCTCTTGAATCATTAGTAGAAAAACTCAAAAAAATGCGTCAAAATCTAAAGATAGACGAATCTAAAAAAGAACAAATCAAAACAGAATGCAAGCAATCTTTGGGCAAGGTTTTCATTATCGGCTGTGGTCCAAATAGTTTGCAAAGCCTAACTTTAAAAGCATTGGAGACTTTTGAAATTTTAGATGTGGCACTTTTGGATAATTTAATTGGCAAAGAAATTTGGAATCTTTTAGAAAATATTGGCGTTACTTGCATTAGTGTGGGCAAACAAAAGGGCAAACAAAGTTTTTCCCAAGAGAAAATTAATACACTAATGCTACAATACGCAAAAGAAGGCAAAAATGTCGGCAGATTAAAGGGTGGAGACCCCATAATCTTTGGTAGAGTCTTTGAGGAGGGAAGCTTTCTTAAATCTCACAACATAGAGGTAGAATGTATTAGTGGGCTAAGTTCAAGCCTAAATGGGGCTTTAACAAGTGGAATCACACCAACTTTGCGCGGAGTGAGTGCGGGTGTGCTGATTGTTTCTGCACATTTAAGAGAGAGTGTTTTTCACACAGAATGGTTACATTATCTTAAAAATTCACCTTATACTCTCATCGTAATGATGGCTTATAGCTTTGCAGATAAAATCGTTCAAAACGCTAAGGAGCTTGGAATCCCGCTTTCACTTCCTGCGGCATTTATTTCCAAAGTGGATTCCAAAGAGCAAAAATCCATCATCGGCACATTAGGGCAACTAGAGCAAATGGCTAAACTCTGCGATAAACCTGCAATCTTGATACTAGGCAAAGCGGTAGGAGAATGCCTCTGTATGCCCTTTGCGGGGCAAAGAATTATTCTATAAAATTATCAACAATTTAGAAATTAAGGTTAAAAATGAAAGAAATAAAATGGTTAGCAAAAGAAGATAGTTGGGCTAATATTATTGGCTTATTTTTAGTTTTAGGCATTAGTGCATTTTGGTTTTTTGATGGATTCTCTATAATTCAAGCTTTAAATGTGAAATTTGGCTCTTGGAGGGGGACGGATATTATGGACGCTTTCAAGAATCTCTCTTTCTTGAATTTTGTTATTTTATTTTGTTTTTTTGGAATTTGGTTTAGCATTGTTTCAAGATTCTTAAACAAAAAATTTAAGCCCTTTATTGTGAGCTTTAGCATTTTATTTATTCTTAGCATTCTTGTGTTTTTAATCAGTAGCCATTCACAAGCCAAAGAATTTCAGTTAGAATCCCCCTTAGTTGCGCTTCTGCTTGGATTAGTTTTGGGAAATTTTGCAAATCTCCCACAATGGTTTAAGGATTCCTTGCTTACGGAATTTTATGTCAAAATTGGAATTGTTCTTATGGGTGCAACCTTACCTTTAACGCTTTTAATCAATGCGGGTGGAATCGCTATTTTACAAGCTTGTATCATTACGATTGTTACTTTTTGGACGATTTATTTCGCAGCAACAAAACTTTTTAAGCTAGACTCAAGCTTTGGTGCAACCTTAGGGGCAGGAGGTTCTATTTGTGGTGTAAGTGCGGCAATCGTGATTGGAAATGCTGCAAAGGCAAAACAAGAACATATCAGCCTTGCCATTAGCATTGTTGTTTTATGGGCTGTGGTAATGGTAATTTTGCTGCCTCTATTTTGCAAGGCATTAGGCTTAGATGCTGGAGTAGCTGGAGCTTGGATTGGCACTTCAGAGTTTGCCGATTCCGCAGGATTAGCCGCAGCGCAATCCATTGGAGATGAACGAGCCATTGCAGCTTTTACACTCATTAAGGTGATTGGTAGAGATATGTTTGTGGGAATTTGGGCGGTGCTTGTGGCATTTTTATCTGTCGCGGTATGGCACAAACAAGAAAATACACGAGTTAGTATAGGAATAATTTGGGAGAGATTTCCAAAGTTCATTTTAGGATTCCTCATTGCCTCTGTGCTTGTAAGTCTCTTTACCCTTAACTTAGACTCTGCAAGCAGCCAGCAATTTTCCAAAGAAACATTGGGTTTGATTAAGACTTTGCGTAATTGGGTTTTCACTTGGACTTTTCTTTGTATTGGTTTAAATACGCAGTTTAAGAAAATTATTGCTGTGGGTTATAAGCCCTTTGTAGCATTCACGCTCGGTGTAGCTGTCAATTTACCACTTGGCTATCTGCTCTCGTCTTATATTTTTGAGGAATTTTGGACAAACTTTATGCGGTAAGCGGGTATTGCGTCCTTGCTAGCAGACAAACCCTACTCAAGGACGCAACCACATATCAATTCATAAGAATCTTTAATACAAATTTTAAGCTTATTTATCCATCTCCTCACACATTCTCTCAAACTCTTGATAATATTTCCAAGATTCTACAATGTCGGGACGATATTGCGCTATTGCGGCTACTTCTTTATCAAGAATAGATTTTATATGTTTTCTTGCTTGAGGCTCTTGTTTGAAGTATTGCATAATATCACGAATCGCTAGTGCTTTTGCATCCTCTTGCTTAAATCTCTCTTTAAGCTTTTCTAAAAATTTCTTTAAATACTCACAAGATTCTTTGTATAAAGTCTCATTTGCTCGGAAGGATTCTACTTCATTTTTATCAATATAAACCCCAATGACTTCGTTTGGTTTGCCCATAATCCCTTGATGCAAATCTACCCATTGCGAATTATTGCTATGCGTTGCAAGAGTGAGTTTAAAATCTCCCGCTTGAAAGACAAGAGGAAAAAACAAATAAGCACTTCCTTTGAATACATTTGTTTGCAAAGCCTTTTTATGACAATTCTGGAGAGGATTAAATCCAAAATCCTTTGCGATAACTTGTAGCTTTGAAATCGCCTCATCAGAATTTAATTCTTTTATATCCAAAAATGCTATTTTGGAAATATTCTTTTGCAATTCTTTAAGGTGAATATGGAAGCTAAAAAGATTGGAGTAAGCGTATTTTTTCAAGCCCTCTAAATTATAGTTATATTTAAGATGCTCAAGAGGCTTTATTACATCTTCAAAATCAAAAGTCTTGTCAAATTCTTTTGTAATCGCTAAGCTATGCCATCGCCCTGCCCTTGCCAAACAATGCCTAAGAAGTTCCATAGGATCTCTTGTCTG carries:
- a CDS encoding siroheme synthase family protein: MQGSFTLPIALTPKKTLLIGAGNVAKQKHIALKESKWEVQIIARERKDSYFENFNVEIGEIQDSLLQGFELVIDASGDEKLGTFLWEKRKEFGYLLNVVDNPKLCDFYFGAIARYQDLSVLVSTNGASPILAQSIRDKIARILPNSLESLVEKLKKMRQNLKIDESKKEQIKTECKQSLGKVFIIGCGPNSLQSLTLKALETFEILDVALLDNLIGKEIWNLLENIGVTCISVGKQKGKQSFSQEKINTLMLQYAKEGKNVGRLKGGDPIIFGRVFEEGSFLKSHNIEVECISGLSSSLNGALTSGITPTLRGVSAGVLIVSAHLRESVFHTEWLHYLKNSPYTLIVMMAYSFADKIVQNAKELGIPLSLPAAFISKVDSKEQKSIIGTLGQLEQMAKLCDKPAILILGKAVGECLCMPFAGQRIIL
- a CDS encoding YeiH family protein — protein: MKEIKWLAKEDSWANIIGLFLVLGISAFWFFDGFSIIQALNVKFGSWRGTDIMDAFKNLSFLNFVILFCFFGIWFSIVSRFLNKKFKPFIVSFSILFILSILVFLISSHSQAKEFQLESPLVALLLGLVLGNFANLPQWFKDSLLTEFYVKIGIVLMGATLPLTLLINAGGIAILQACIITIVTFWTIYFAATKLFKLDSSFGATLGAGGSICGVSAAIVIGNAAKAKQEHISLAISIVVLWAVVMVILLPLFCKALGLDAGVAGAWIGTSEFADSAGLAAAQSIGDERAIAAFTLIKVIGRDMFVGIWAVLVAFLSVAVWHKQENTRVSIGIIWERFPKFILGFLIASVLVSLFTLNLDSASSQQFSKETLGLIKTLRNWVFTWTFLCIGLNTQFKKIIAVGYKPFVAFTLGVAVNLPLGYLLSSYIFEEFWTNFMR
- a CDS encoding DUF2972 domain-containing protein, giving the protein NSFKIESFFFKLFSQIPFSTQTPFLLKHKEEILQWLNSKEFKEQYINTNHPYPPLLNPERLNAKRESKEKNNHNKETELRIKERESKEYNVESQRENRDSIQPYPNLSYESIPAELAWDLNLPLPRGYKMIYLYGHGAGVAKVSEVFSAIGLRIIDLFIKGSANNRYILAYNFLLHSNGFNVVSLSDLEYQTSNYLKFFSLIDKKVSFMCQTRDPMELLRHCLARAGRWHSLAITKEFDKTFDFEDVIKPLEHLKYNYNLEGLKKYAYSNLFSFHIHLKELQKNISKIAFLDIKELNSDEAISKLQVIAKDFGFNPLQNCHKKALQTNVFKGSAYLFFPLVFQAGDFKLTLATHSNNSQWVDLHQGIMGKPNEVIGVYIDKNEVESFRANETLYKESCEYLKKFLEKLKERFKQEDAKALAIRDIMQYFKQEPQARKHIKSILDKEVAAIAQYRPDIVESWKYYQEFERMCEEMDK